The genomic interval ACCCGTTCGTCGCCGCAAACATCGTACGCGGGGAACGCCTCTACTGCTCGGACCGGCTGTACGCGGACGAGCTCGATCTGTACGTCCTGCGGCGTGCCGGCGATCTCGCACCCTTCGAGCGAGAGCGCTTGGCACGGATCGAATCGGCTATTCTGGCTGGAGGCGACCACGAGTCCTGAGAAAGTCACCCGCAGACTCGTCCTGGACCGCCTTGGACGGGTAGAGGCATCGCTCGCCGAGATTCGCCGGCTGCCGTTGGGCAGCCTTGACGCATTCCAGTCGGACTCGCGCAACGTGTGGACCGCCGAGTCGTGCCTCCGCCGCTCGCTGGAGGCGTTGCTCGACGTCGGCCGTCACCTGGTTGCCAAGCTGGCCGGCGCCGGGGTCGCCGAGTACAAGGCGGTAGGAGGCAGCCTCGGCGAACACGGCGTGTTCGACAATGAGACCGCCGACCTCCTGGTGAAGCTTGCCGGCTATCGCAACCGCATGGTCCACTTCTACCATGAGGTAACCGCCACCGAACTATTCGGCATCTGCGCCAAGGAACTGCACGACGTTGAGCGGATCCGCACAGCATTCGTGCAGTGGATGCACCAACACCCCGAACTGATCGACGACGAATTGTGATGCGGGGGGTTGAGCGGGTGCGGGCGCGGGTTGAGTGGGGGAGGATTCCGAGTCCGGTCATTGTGCGGGGCACGGCGGAAGTGGCGCATCGGGATCCGGCGATTCA from Spirochaetaceae bacterium carries:
- a CDS encoding DUF86 domain-containing protein, with product MGSLDAFQSDSRNVWTAESCLRRSLEALLDVGRHLVAKLAGAGVAEYKAVGGSLGEHGVFDNETADLLVKLAGYRNRMVHFYHEVTATELFGICAKELHDVERIRTAFVQWMHQHPELIDDEL